From one Diachasmimorpha longicaudata isolate KC_UGA_2023 chromosome 8, iyDiaLong2, whole genome shotgun sequence genomic stretch:
- the LOC135165222 gene encoding GRAM domain-containing protein 2B-like isoform X1, with protein MAVEGSSARGQSRKLEKRELSESAPNLDIGSVGEMAPAVEVGGANEGLRRGHSLRLTAADVHDDPGGPLRRGGSLNLRQTKIDSNHLLVPTNIVKGIQVDRTKETLTSGRRPARYTPPALTAPAPQHLAVNLLQLGCPLVYMPRPRGGVGSEHQPPSSDSDDSITYNQGRYRSREGHVHGGGPPIAEGYGLPKVQVSAPTGSEAANINGSAGSIGARSAPSTPLQAVGSTQHSVQDKHFQQSSASGSQLTVGANHAAPPRSPSHTTLQKCNDSQLSKPLSRSTPSMTGGSQAPAVTAKSSTRSPTSTSSARQKKFHRHFTQSSKFHDQVAPDERVLNYYSCALVGDILLQGHLYITPNYFAFYSNVFGYVTKLLIPTVSVRKISKEKTARIIPNAIAVATDEERHVFCSLLSRDSTFKLMKQVWDAAIEGSQPPDEPLPVEAKLLTPETLLVDDSEVNPEEDDSSMSESGTDLNSRPTTVCTDDTDGITPTIPRPISPPPKLDLMTQTTVSPAKVGILRSMLRYQLKPTTMIAILIGLLAALYISAALMMVRIDKLHNAYLNHPLASPEKFTHDRLLHYLNTNLDQVVKVRQSLQTLSQQFVKMGQDNDHHQRAGDNKESEGAPS; from the exons ATGGCGGTGGAAGGATCGAGTGCACGGGGACAATCGAGGAAATTGGAGAAACGGGAGTTGAGTGAGTCTGCACCGAATCTCGATATCGGAAGTGTTGGGGAAATGGCACCTGCCGTCGAAGTTGGTGGTGCGAACGAGGGGCTGCGGAGGGGGCACAGCTTGAGGTTGACCGCAGCTGATGTACATG ACGATCCAGGTGGGCCACTCCGTCGAGGCGGTTCACTGAATCTCCGTCAGACTAAAATTGATAGTAATCACTTGTTAGTCCCGACGAATATCGTGAAGGGCATACAAGTGGACAGGACCAAGGAAACCCTGACCTCCGGCCGGCGTCCAGCTAGATACACCCCACCTGCGTTAACAGCACCTGCGCCTCAGCATCTCGCTGTTAATTTACTCCAGCTCGGATGTCCCCTGGTTTACATGCCTAG ACCACGTGGAGGAGTTGGTTCGGAGCATCAGCCACCCAGTAGCGACAGCGATGACTCCATTACCTATAATCAGGGCCGCTACCGGTCGCGCGAAGGTCATGTCCACGGTggtggccctcctatagcggAGGGATACGGGCTGCCGAAGGTTCAGGTATCAGCTCCTACAGGATCTGAGGCTGCCAACATTAACGG GTCTGCTGGATCTATAGGAGCTCGTTCTGCGCCCAGTACTCCCCTTCAGGCTGTAGGTAGCACCCAGCATTCAGTTCAGGATAAACATTTTCAACAATCATCGGCAAGTGGTTCTCAGTTAACAGTTGGAGCAAATCATGCAGCACCTCCGCGAAGCCCCAGCCATACAACATTACAGAAATGTAACGACAG CCAATTGTCAAAGCCCCTAAGCAGAAGCACTCCGTCAATGACTGGTGGGTCGCAAGCTCCAGCTGTAACTGCTAAATCATCCACGAGATCACCGACATCCACCAGCAGTgcaagacaaaaaaaatttcaccgcCATTTCACgcag TCCTCGAAATTTCATGATCAGGTAGCACCGGATGAGCGAGTTCTGAACTACTACAGCTGCGCTCTAGTAGGCGACATTCTCCTCCAGGGACACCTGTACATAACACCTAACTACTTCGCCTTCTACAGTAATGTTTTCGGCTACgtcacaaaattattaatcccAACAGTATCAGTACGCAAGATAAGTAAAGAAAAAACAGCGAGAATCATCCCAAATGCAATAGCAGTTGCAACTGACGAGGAAAGACACGTGTTCTGTTCCTTGTTGTCAAGGGACTCCACGTTCAAGTTGATGAAGCAAGTGTGGGATGCTGCTATTGAGGGGAGTCAGCCACCTGACGAACCACTACCAGTCGAGGCGAAATTACTGACACCGGAAACATTGCTGGTCGATGATTCCGAGGTCAATCCTGAGGAGGATGACTCCAGCATGTCGGAGAGTGGGACTGATCTCAACTCCAGGCCAACAACTGTTTGCACTGATGATACTGATGGGATAACACCCACTATACCTAGGCCAATCTCGCCACCACCAAA ATTGGATCTGATGACTCAAACAACAGTATCACCAGCTAAAGTAGGAATATTGAGATCAATGTTGAGATATCAACTGAAACCCACAACAATGATAGCGATTTTAATTGGACTACTGGCAGCACTCTATATATCAGCTGCTCTTATGATGGTTAGAATTGATAAGCTTCACAATGCCTATCTAAATCATCCCCTGGCATCCCCTGAAAAATTCACCCACGATCGATTGCTGCATTATCTCAACACAAATCTTGACCAGGTTGTCAAG GTTCGACAAAGTTTGCAGACATTGTCCCAACAATTCGTGAAAATGGGCCAGGATAATGATCATCACCAGAGAGCAGGTGATAATAAAGAATCTGAAGGTGCCCCGAGTTAG
- the LOC135165222 gene encoding GRAM domain-containing protein 2B-like isoform X3, translated as MAVEGSSARGQSRKLEKRELSESAPNLDIGSVGEMAPAVEVGGANEGLRRGHSLRLTAADVHDDPGGPLRRGGSLNLRQTKIDSNHLLVPTNIVKGIQVDRTKETLTSGRRPARYTPPALTAPAPQHLAVNLLQLGCPLVYMPRPRGGVGSEHQPPSSDSDDSITYNQGRYRSREGHVHGGGPPIAEGYGLPKVQVSAPTGSEAANINGQLSKPLSRSTPSMTGGSQAPAVTAKSSTRSPTSTSSARQKKFHRHFTQSSKFHDQVAPDERVLNYYSCALVGDILLQGHLYITPNYFAFYSNVFGYVTKLLIPTVSVRKISKEKTARIIPNAIAVATDEERHVFCSLLSRDSTFKLMKQVWDAAIEGSQPPDEPLPVEAKLLTPETLLVDDSEVNPEEDDSSMSESGTDLNSRPTTVCTDDTDGITPTIPRPISPPPKLDLMTQTTVSPAKVGILRSMLRYQLKPTTMIAILIGLLAALYISAALMMVRIDKLHNAYLNHPLASPEKFTHDRLLHYLNTNLDQVVKVRQSLQTLSQQFVKMGQDNDHHQRAGDNKESEGAPS; from the exons ATGGCGGTGGAAGGATCGAGTGCACGGGGACAATCGAGGAAATTGGAGAAACGGGAGTTGAGTGAGTCTGCACCGAATCTCGATATCGGAAGTGTTGGGGAAATGGCACCTGCCGTCGAAGTTGGTGGTGCGAACGAGGGGCTGCGGAGGGGGCACAGCTTGAGGTTGACCGCAGCTGATGTACATG ACGATCCAGGTGGGCCACTCCGTCGAGGCGGTTCACTGAATCTCCGTCAGACTAAAATTGATAGTAATCACTTGTTAGTCCCGACGAATATCGTGAAGGGCATACAAGTGGACAGGACCAAGGAAACCCTGACCTCCGGCCGGCGTCCAGCTAGATACACCCCACCTGCGTTAACAGCACCTGCGCCTCAGCATCTCGCTGTTAATTTACTCCAGCTCGGATGTCCCCTGGTTTACATGCCTAG ACCACGTGGAGGAGTTGGTTCGGAGCATCAGCCACCCAGTAGCGACAGCGATGACTCCATTACCTATAATCAGGGCCGCTACCGGTCGCGCGAAGGTCATGTCCACGGTggtggccctcctatagcggAGGGATACGGGCTGCCGAAGGTTCAGGTATCAGCTCCTACAGGATCTGAGGCTGCCAACATTAACGG CCAATTGTCAAAGCCCCTAAGCAGAAGCACTCCGTCAATGACTGGTGGGTCGCAAGCTCCAGCTGTAACTGCTAAATCATCCACGAGATCACCGACATCCACCAGCAGTgcaagacaaaaaaaatttcaccgcCATTTCACgcag TCCTCGAAATTTCATGATCAGGTAGCACCGGATGAGCGAGTTCTGAACTACTACAGCTGCGCTCTAGTAGGCGACATTCTCCTCCAGGGACACCTGTACATAACACCTAACTACTTCGCCTTCTACAGTAATGTTTTCGGCTACgtcacaaaattattaatcccAACAGTATCAGTACGCAAGATAAGTAAAGAAAAAACAGCGAGAATCATCCCAAATGCAATAGCAGTTGCAACTGACGAGGAAAGACACGTGTTCTGTTCCTTGTTGTCAAGGGACTCCACGTTCAAGTTGATGAAGCAAGTGTGGGATGCTGCTATTGAGGGGAGTCAGCCACCTGACGAACCACTACCAGTCGAGGCGAAATTACTGACACCGGAAACATTGCTGGTCGATGATTCCGAGGTCAATCCTGAGGAGGATGACTCCAGCATGTCGGAGAGTGGGACTGATCTCAACTCCAGGCCAACAACTGTTTGCACTGATGATACTGATGGGATAACACCCACTATACCTAGGCCAATCTCGCCACCACCAAA ATTGGATCTGATGACTCAAACAACAGTATCACCAGCTAAAGTAGGAATATTGAGATCAATGTTGAGATATCAACTGAAACCCACAACAATGATAGCGATTTTAATTGGACTACTGGCAGCACTCTATATATCAGCTGCTCTTATGATGGTTAGAATTGATAAGCTTCACAATGCCTATCTAAATCATCCCCTGGCATCCCCTGAAAAATTCACCCACGATCGATTGCTGCATTATCTCAACACAAATCTTGACCAGGTTGTCAAG GTTCGACAAAGTTTGCAGACATTGTCCCAACAATTCGTGAAAATGGGCCAGGATAATGATCATCACCAGAGAGCAGGTGATAATAAAGAATCTGAAGGTGCCCCGAGTTAG
- the LOC135165222 gene encoding GRAM domain-containing protein 2B-like isoform X2, with the protein MAIRNCDNGDDPGGPLRRGGSLNLRQTKIDSNHLLVPTNIVKGIQVDRTKETLTSGRRPARYTPPALTAPAPQHLAVNLLQLGCPLVYMPRPRGGVGSEHQPPSSDSDDSITYNQGRYRSREGHVHGGGPPIAEGYGLPKVQVSAPTGSEAANINGSAGSIGARSAPSTPLQAVGSTQHSVQDKHFQQSSASGSQLTVGANHAAPPRSPSHTTLQKCNDSQLSKPLSRSTPSMTGGSQAPAVTAKSSTRSPTSTSSARQKKFHRHFTQSSKFHDQVAPDERVLNYYSCALVGDILLQGHLYITPNYFAFYSNVFGYVTKLLIPTVSVRKISKEKTARIIPNAIAVATDEERHVFCSLLSRDSTFKLMKQVWDAAIEGSQPPDEPLPVEAKLLTPETLLVDDSEVNPEEDDSSMSESGTDLNSRPTTVCTDDTDGITPTIPRPISPPPKLDLMTQTTVSPAKVGILRSMLRYQLKPTTMIAILIGLLAALYISAALMMVRIDKLHNAYLNHPLASPEKFTHDRLLHYLNTNLDQVVKVRQSLQTLSQQFVKMGQDNDHHQRAGDNKESEGAPS; encoded by the exons ATGGCCATTCGAAATTGTGATAATGGAG ACGATCCAGGTGGGCCACTCCGTCGAGGCGGTTCACTGAATCTCCGTCAGACTAAAATTGATAGTAATCACTTGTTAGTCCCGACGAATATCGTGAAGGGCATACAAGTGGACAGGACCAAGGAAACCCTGACCTCCGGCCGGCGTCCAGCTAGATACACCCCACCTGCGTTAACAGCACCTGCGCCTCAGCATCTCGCTGTTAATTTACTCCAGCTCGGATGTCCCCTGGTTTACATGCCTAG ACCACGTGGAGGAGTTGGTTCGGAGCATCAGCCACCCAGTAGCGACAGCGATGACTCCATTACCTATAATCAGGGCCGCTACCGGTCGCGCGAAGGTCATGTCCACGGTggtggccctcctatagcggAGGGATACGGGCTGCCGAAGGTTCAGGTATCAGCTCCTACAGGATCTGAGGCTGCCAACATTAACGG GTCTGCTGGATCTATAGGAGCTCGTTCTGCGCCCAGTACTCCCCTTCAGGCTGTAGGTAGCACCCAGCATTCAGTTCAGGATAAACATTTTCAACAATCATCGGCAAGTGGTTCTCAGTTAACAGTTGGAGCAAATCATGCAGCACCTCCGCGAAGCCCCAGCCATACAACATTACAGAAATGTAACGACAG CCAATTGTCAAAGCCCCTAAGCAGAAGCACTCCGTCAATGACTGGTGGGTCGCAAGCTCCAGCTGTAACTGCTAAATCATCCACGAGATCACCGACATCCACCAGCAGTgcaagacaaaaaaaatttcaccgcCATTTCACgcag TCCTCGAAATTTCATGATCAGGTAGCACCGGATGAGCGAGTTCTGAACTACTACAGCTGCGCTCTAGTAGGCGACATTCTCCTCCAGGGACACCTGTACATAACACCTAACTACTTCGCCTTCTACAGTAATGTTTTCGGCTACgtcacaaaattattaatcccAACAGTATCAGTACGCAAGATAAGTAAAGAAAAAACAGCGAGAATCATCCCAAATGCAATAGCAGTTGCAACTGACGAGGAAAGACACGTGTTCTGTTCCTTGTTGTCAAGGGACTCCACGTTCAAGTTGATGAAGCAAGTGTGGGATGCTGCTATTGAGGGGAGTCAGCCACCTGACGAACCACTACCAGTCGAGGCGAAATTACTGACACCGGAAACATTGCTGGTCGATGATTCCGAGGTCAATCCTGAGGAGGATGACTCCAGCATGTCGGAGAGTGGGACTGATCTCAACTCCAGGCCAACAACTGTTTGCACTGATGATACTGATGGGATAACACCCACTATACCTAGGCCAATCTCGCCACCACCAAA ATTGGATCTGATGACTCAAACAACAGTATCACCAGCTAAAGTAGGAATATTGAGATCAATGTTGAGATATCAACTGAAACCCACAACAATGATAGCGATTTTAATTGGACTACTGGCAGCACTCTATATATCAGCTGCTCTTATGATGGTTAGAATTGATAAGCTTCACAATGCCTATCTAAATCATCCCCTGGCATCCCCTGAAAAATTCACCCACGATCGATTGCTGCATTATCTCAACACAAATCTTGACCAGGTTGTCAAG GTTCGACAAAGTTTGCAGACATTGTCCCAACAATTCGTGAAAATGGGCCAGGATAATGATCATCACCAGAGAGCAGGTGATAATAAAGAATCTGAAGGTGCCCCGAGTTAG
- the LOC135165099 gene encoding mucin-2-like — protein sequence MKVYVFLAAFAAFFVSQNEAGVGPVVDWVKTTISEVQESLEEYKVVQLNQTSHIVSNNYKNARENAVSISQYSLEQRRGDFMTAKNEGKDVNKCLEPFNSANEEALNNHVSKIDQCFDKHLPNLTAVVDQIVNLQMEGNELEERLESVLELCETKRLPLACRITRVPPVKISVIGWRARFGRVQRAEQRGSSAAEKKIPRCIAYSLTEFKGKLNTASTVAKRCLASLPILPTTTIAPVTTEKSKVTEVVTVASTTTRQPTTTVQTPVTEASKATEVVTVASTTTPQPTTVQTPVTEESKATEVVTVTSPTTPQPTTTVQTPVTEESKATEVVTVASTTTPQPTTVQTPVTEESKATEVVTVTSPTTPQPTTTVQTPVTEESKATEVVTVASTTTPQPTTVQTPVTEASKATEVVTVASTTTPQPTTTVQTPVTEESKATEVVTVASTTTPQPTTVQTPVTEASKATEVVTVASTTTPQPTTTVQTPVTEESKATEVVTVASTTTPQPTTVQTPVTEASKATEVVTVASTTTPQPTTTVQTPVTEESKATEVVTVTSPTTPQPTTTVQTPVTEESKATEVVTVTSPTTPQPTTTVQTPVTEESKATEVVTVVPTTPQPTTTVQTPVTEETSPTEVVAEQTVIPEVSEVPKEPLIAEKLVSAATAAEQVPDAQKPLTLPPYCTPI from the exons ATGAAAGTTTACGTATTTCTCGCTGCATTTGCAGCTTTCTTCGTCAGCCAA AATGAAGCAGGGGTGGGCCCTGTAGTGGACTGGGTGAAGACAACAATCAGTGAGGTCCAGGAATCACTTGAGGAATATAAAGTTGTTCAGCTGAACCAGACTAGTCACATTGTTTCAAACAATTACAAGAATGCCAGGGAAAACGCCGTCTCCATCTCTCAATATAGTCTCGAACAGCGCAGA GGGGATTTCATGACAGCGAAAAATGAAGGTAAAGACGTGAACAAATGTCTCGAGCCATTCAATTCAGCCAACGAAGAAGCCCTAAATAACCACGTTTCCAAGATTGATCAGTGCTTCGATAAACATTTGCCAAATTTAACAGCTGTGGTTGACCAAATTGTCAACCTACAAATG GAAGGAAATGAACTAGAAGAACGACTTGAAAGTGTCCTTGAATTATGCGAAACCAAGAGACTTCCGTTGGCATGTCGTATTACCCGTGTGCCCCCAGTGAAAATATCCGTCATTGGCTGGCGAGCACGATTTGGAAGAGTGCAGAGGGCAGAGCAGCGGGGGAGTTCTGcggctgagaaaaaaattccaagatgCATCGCCTATTCATTAACTGAATTTAAAGGAAAACTGAATACCGCAAGCACGGTTGCAAAACGTTGCCTCGCTTCTCTCCCTATTCTACCTACAACCACCATTGCCCCTGTTACTACAGAAAAATCCAAAGTCACGGAGGTAGTTACAGTAGCGTCTACAACGACTCGACAACCAACGACAACTGTCCAAACTCCTGTTACAGAGGCATCTAAAGCAACAGAAGTAGTTACAGTGGCATCTACAACGACTCCACAGCCAACCACCGTCCAAACTCCTGTTACAGAGGAATCTAAAGCAACAGAAGTAGTTACAGTGACATCTCCAACGACTCCACAACCAACAACCACCGTCCAAACTCCTGTTACAGAGGAATCTAAAGCAACAGAAGTAGTTACCGTGGCATCTACAACGACTCCACAGCCAACCACCGTCCAAACTCCTGTTACAGAGGAATCTAAAGCAACAGAAGTAGTTACAGTGACATCTCCAACGACTCCACAACCAACAACCACCGTCCAAACTCCTGTTACAGAGGAATCTAAAGCAACAGAAGTAGTTACCGTGGCATCTACAACGACTCCACAGCCAACCACCGTCCAAACTCCTGTTACAGAAGCGTCTAAAGCAACAGAGGTAGTTACAGTAGCGTCTACAACGACTCCACAACCAACAACCACCGTCCAAACTCCTGTTACAGAGGAATCTAAAGCAACAGAAGTAGTTACCGTGGCATCTACAACGACTCCACAGCCAACCACCGTCCAAACTCCTGTTACAGAAGCGTCTAAAGCAACAGAGGTAGTTACAGTAGCGTCTACAACGACTCCACAACCAACAACCACCGTCCAAACTCCTGTTACAGAGGAATCTAAAGCAACAGAAGTAGTTACCGTGGCATCTACAACGACTCCACAGCCAACCACCGTCCAAACTCCTGTTACAGAAGCGTCTAAAGCAACAGAGGTAGTTACAGTAGCGTCTACAACGACTCCACAACCAACAACCACCGTCCAAACTCCTGTTACAGAGGAATCTAAAGCTACAGAGGTAGTTACAGTGACATCTCCAACGACTCCACAACCAACAACCACCGTCCAAACTCCTGTTACAGAGGAATCTAAAGCTACAGAGGTAGTTACAGTGACATCTCCAACGACTCCACAACCAACAACCACCGTCCAAACTCCTGTTACAGAGGAATCTAAAGCCACAGAGGTAGTTACAGTGGTGCCTACGACTCCCCAGCCAACGACCACTGTCCAAACTCCTGTTACAGAAGAGACGTCCCCCACGGAAGTAGTCGCTGAGCAAACCGTGATCCCGGAGGTATCGGAGGTTCCTAAAGAACCACTCATCGCTGAAAAACTTGTATCCGCAGCCACAGCTGCTGAACAAGTTCCAGATGCTCAGAAACCTTTAACGTTACCCCCATACTGTACGCCAATCTAA
- the LOC135165222 gene encoding GRAM domain-containing protein 2B-like isoform X4, with the protein MVESRKKSQEIFSLDNLINYKNELLTFFLKTPNLRHSPKAIQIKIPRGGVGSEHQPPSSDSDDSITYNQGRYRSREGHVHGGGPPIAEGYGLPKVQVSAPTGSEAANINGSAGSIGARSAPSTPLQAVGSTQHSVQDKHFQQSSASGSQLTVGANHAAPPRSPSHTTLQKCNDSQLSKPLSRSTPSMTGGSQAPAVTAKSSTRSPTSTSSARQKKFHRHFTQSSKFHDQVAPDERVLNYYSCALVGDILLQGHLYITPNYFAFYSNVFGYVTKLLIPTVSVRKISKEKTARIIPNAIAVATDEERHVFCSLLSRDSTFKLMKQVWDAAIEGSQPPDEPLPVEAKLLTPETLLVDDSEVNPEEDDSSMSESGTDLNSRPTTVCTDDTDGITPTIPRPISPPPKLDLMTQTTVSPAKVGILRSMLRYQLKPTTMIAILIGLLAALYISAALMMVRIDKLHNAYLNHPLASPEKFTHDRLLHYLNTNLDQVVKVRQSLQTLSQQFVKMGQDNDHHQRAGDNKESEGAPS; encoded by the exons ATGGTTGAAAGCAGGAAAAAAAGTcaggaaatattttccctcgataatttaataaattacaaaaatgagCTTCTaacatttttcttaaaaacaCCTAACTTGCGACATTCTCCAAAAGCAATCCAGATAAAAAT ACCACGTGGAGGAGTTGGTTCGGAGCATCAGCCACCCAGTAGCGACAGCGATGACTCCATTACCTATAATCAGGGCCGCTACCGGTCGCGCGAAGGTCATGTCCACGGTggtggccctcctatagcggAGGGATACGGGCTGCCGAAGGTTCAGGTATCAGCTCCTACAGGATCTGAGGCTGCCAACATTAACGG GTCTGCTGGATCTATAGGAGCTCGTTCTGCGCCCAGTACTCCCCTTCAGGCTGTAGGTAGCACCCAGCATTCAGTTCAGGATAAACATTTTCAACAATCATCGGCAAGTGGTTCTCAGTTAACAGTTGGAGCAAATCATGCAGCACCTCCGCGAAGCCCCAGCCATACAACATTACAGAAATGTAACGACAG CCAATTGTCAAAGCCCCTAAGCAGAAGCACTCCGTCAATGACTGGTGGGTCGCAAGCTCCAGCTGTAACTGCTAAATCATCCACGAGATCACCGACATCCACCAGCAGTgcaagacaaaaaaaatttcaccgcCATTTCACgcag TCCTCGAAATTTCATGATCAGGTAGCACCGGATGAGCGAGTTCTGAACTACTACAGCTGCGCTCTAGTAGGCGACATTCTCCTCCAGGGACACCTGTACATAACACCTAACTACTTCGCCTTCTACAGTAATGTTTTCGGCTACgtcacaaaattattaatcccAACAGTATCAGTACGCAAGATAAGTAAAGAAAAAACAGCGAGAATCATCCCAAATGCAATAGCAGTTGCAACTGACGAGGAAAGACACGTGTTCTGTTCCTTGTTGTCAAGGGACTCCACGTTCAAGTTGATGAAGCAAGTGTGGGATGCTGCTATTGAGGGGAGTCAGCCACCTGACGAACCACTACCAGTCGAGGCGAAATTACTGACACCGGAAACATTGCTGGTCGATGATTCCGAGGTCAATCCTGAGGAGGATGACTCCAGCATGTCGGAGAGTGGGACTGATCTCAACTCCAGGCCAACAACTGTTTGCACTGATGATACTGATGGGATAACACCCACTATACCTAGGCCAATCTCGCCACCACCAAA ATTGGATCTGATGACTCAAACAACAGTATCACCAGCTAAAGTAGGAATATTGAGATCAATGTTGAGATATCAACTGAAACCCACAACAATGATAGCGATTTTAATTGGACTACTGGCAGCACTCTATATATCAGCTGCTCTTATGATGGTTAGAATTGATAAGCTTCACAATGCCTATCTAAATCATCCCCTGGCATCCCCTGAAAAATTCACCCACGATCGATTGCTGCATTATCTCAACACAAATCTTGACCAGGTTGTCAAG GTTCGACAAAGTTTGCAGACATTGTCCCAACAATTCGTGAAAATGGGCCAGGATAATGATCATCACCAGAGAGCAGGTGATAATAAAGAATCTGAAGGTGCCCCGAGTTAG